In Mus caroli chromosome 9, CAROLI_EIJ_v1.1, whole genome shotgun sequence, a single window of DNA contains:
- the Dclk3 gene encoding serine/threonine-protein kinase DCLK3 isoform X2: MPAAPVLRPPPPPATPAPPAPSRPAPPIPGHRGPCDHSLKCLSSKISERKLPGSWLPAGRGPLEKPVLGPRGAVMPLFSPQSSLHSVRTEHSPLKPRVVTVVKLGGQPLRKATLLLNRRSVQTFEQLLSDISEALGFPRWKNDRVRKLFTLKGREVKSVSDFFREGDAFIAMGKEPLTLKSIQLAMEELYPKNRALALAPHSRVPSPRLRSRLPSKLLKGSHRCGEAGSYSSEMESKAVSRHQGKTSTVLAPEDKARAQKWVRGKQESEPGGPPSPGAATQEETHASGEKHLGVEIEKTSGEIIRCEKCKRERELQLSLQREPCPLGTSELDLGRAQKRDSEKLVRTKSCRRPSEAKSTDGEEGWKGDSHRGSPRDPPQELRRPNSNSDKKEIRGSEGQDSHPQGAPKAQKDLVEGPPAVEEGPADMRRDDRHTCRSKHAAWLRREQQAEPPQLPRTRGEEKQAEHEKKPGGLGERRAPEKESKRKLEEKRPERPSGRKPRPKGIISADVEKHYDIGGVIGDGNFATVKECRHRETKQAYAMKIIDKSQLKGKEDIVDSEILIIQSLSHPNIVKLHEVYETEAEIYLIMEYVQGGDLFDAIVENVKFPEPEAAVMITDLCKALVHMHDKNIVHRDVKPENLLVQRNEDKSITLKLADFGLAKYVVRPIFTVCGTPTYVAPEILSEKGYGLEVDMWAAGVILYILLCGFPPFRSPERDQDELFNIIQVGQFEFLSPYWDNISDAAKDLVRNLLEVDPKKRYTAEQVLQHPWIEMVGHPNTGNSQKEESPNS; this comes from the exons GCCACCGAGGCCCATGTGACCATTCTCTGAAATGCTTAAGCTCCAAGATCTCTGAGAGAAAGCTGCCAGGCTCCTGGCTACCTGCGGGACGAGGACCTCTGGAGAAGCCAGTTCTGGGGCCACGTGGTGCCGTCATGCCGCTGTTCAGCCCTCAGAGCAGCCTCCACTCAGTCCGCACAGAGCACAGCCCACTGAAGCCCAGGGTGGTGACGGTGGTGAAGCTGGGTGGGCAGCCCCTCCGTAAGgccaccctgctcctcaaccgGCGCTCAGTGCAGACCTTTGAGCAGCTCCTATCAGACATCTCTGAAGCCTTGGGCTTCCCACGCTGGAAGAACGACCGTGTGCGGAAGCTGTTCACcctcaagggcagggaggtgaagAGTGTGTCTGACTTCTTCCGGGAGGGTGATGCTTTCATAGCTATGGGCAAAGAGCCGCTGACATTGAAGAGTATCCAGTTGGCCATGGAGGAGCTGTATCCTAAGAACCGGGCTCTTGCCCTGGCCCCTCACAGTAGAGTCCCTTCCCCAAGGCTGAGAAGCAGACTTCCCAGCAAGCTTCTGAAAGGAAGTCACCGCTGTGGCGAGGCAGGAAGCTATAGCTCAGAAATGGAGAGTAAGGCAGTCTCTAGGCATCAGGGCAAGACTTCCACAGTGCTGGCCCCGGAAGACAAGGCGAGGGCCCAGAAGTGGGTAAGAGGGAAACAGGAGTCAGAACCTGGTGGCCCGCCTTCACCCGGGGCAGCCACTCAGGAGGAGACTCACGCAAGTGGAGAGAAACATCTGGGGGTGGAAATCGAAAAGACCTCCGGGGAGATCATCAGATGTGAGaagtgtaagagagaaagagagctgcAGTTGAGCCTGCAGAGGGAGCCTTGCCCGCTGGGAACCAGCGAGCTGGACCTGGGGAGAGCTCAGAAGAGGGATTCCGAGAAGTTGGTGAGGACCAAGAGCTGCAGGAGGCCTTCTGAGGCAAAATCTACAGATGGAGAGGAAGGGTGGAAGGGTGACAGCCATCGGGGCAGTCCCAGGGACCCCCCTCAGGAACTGAGGAGGCCCAACAGCAACTCAGACAAGAAAGAGATCAGAGGCTCAGAAGGTCAGGACAGTCATCCTCAGGGGGCACCCAAGGCCCAGAAGGACCTCGTGGAAGGGCCACCAGCTGTAGAGGAGGGGCCGGCAGACATGAGGAGAGACGACCGGCACACATGCAGGAGCAAGCATGCGGCCTGGCTCCGGAGAGAGCAGCAGGCCGAACCCCCACAGCTCCCCAGAACCCGAGGAGAGGAGAAGCAAGCAGAGCACGAGAAGAAGCCAGGCGGCTTAGGAGAGAGGAGGGCTCCAGAGAAGGAGTCTAAGAGGAAGCTAGAAGAGAAGAGGCCAGAACGACCCAGTGGCCGGAAGCCGAGGCCCAAGGGTATCATCTCAGCCGATGTGGAGAAGCACTATGACATAGGTGGGGTCATTGGGGATGGCAACTTTGCCACCGTGAAGGAATGCAGGCACCGAGAGACCAAGCAGGCTTACGCCATGAAGATTATTGACAAGTCCCAACTGAAGGGTAAAGAGGACATTGTCGACAGTGAGATTTTAATCATCcagagtctctctcatcccaacATAGTGAAACTGCACGAGGTCTACGAGACGGAGGCGGAGATCTACCTGATCATGGAGTATGTGCAGGGAGGGGATCTTTTCGATGCCATCGTTGAAAATGTGAAGTTTCCAGAGCCCGAGGCTGCAGTCATGATCACAGACTTGTGTAAGGCCCTCGTCCACATGCACGACAAGAATATCGTCCACCGGGACGTGAAGCCGGAAAACCTCCTG GTTCAGCGAAACGAAGACAAGTCTATCACCTTGAAGCTGGCTGATTTTGGCTTGGCCAAATATGTGGTGAGGCCTATATTTACTGTGTGTGGGACGCCAACATATGTAGCTCCTGAAATTCTTTCTGAGAAAG GTTACGGCCTGGAGGTGGACATGTGGGCAGCCGGTGTGATCCTGTACATCCTCTTGTGTGGCTTCCCCCCTTTCCGAAGTCCCGAGAGGGACCAAGATGAGCTCTTCAACATCATCCAAGTGGGCCAGTTTGAGTTCCTCTCTCCTTACTGGGACAACATTTCTGATG CTGCCAAAGATCTGGTGAGAAATTTGCTGGAGGTGGACCCTAAGAAGCGGTACACGGCCGAACAGGTCCTACAGCATCCCTGGATTGAGATGGTTGGGCATCCCAACACAGGGAACTCACAGAAGGAGGAGTCACCCAACAGTTAG
- the Dclk3 gene encoding serine/threonine-protein kinase DCLK3 isoform X1 gives MPAAPVLRPPPPPATPAPPAPSRPAPPIPGHRGPCDHSLKCLSSKISERKLPGSWLPAGRGPLEKPVLGPRGAVMPLFSPQSSLHSVRTEHSPLKPRVVTVVKLGGQPLRKATLLLNRRSVQTFEQLLSDISEALGFPRWKNDRVRKLFTLKGREVKSVSDFFREGDAFIAMGKEPLTLKSIQLAMEELYPKNRALALAPHSRVPSPRLRSRLPSKLLKGSHRCGEAGSYSSEMESKAVSRHQGKTSTVLAPEDKARAQKWVRGKQESEPGGPPSPGAATQEETHASGEKHLGVEIEKTSGEIIRCEKCKRERELQLSLQREPCPLGTSELDLGRAQKRDSEKLVRTKSCRRPSEAKSTDGEEGWKGDSHRGSPRDPPQELRRPNSNSDKKEIRGSEGQDSHPQGAPKAQKDLVEGPPAVEEGPADMRRDDRHTCRSKHAAWLRREQQAEPPQLPRTRGEEKQAEHEKKPGGLGERRAPEKESKRKLEEKRPERPSGRKPRPKGIISADVEKHYDIGGVIGDGNFATVKECRHRETKQAYAMKIIDKSQLKGKEDIVDSEILIIQSLSHPNIVKLHEVYETEAEIYLIMEYVQGGDLFDAIVENVKFPEPEAAVMITDLCKALVHMHDKNIVHRDVKPENLLDEVGLSGHLTTDYGWDCTLVQRNEDKSITLKLADFGLAKYVVRPIFTVCGTPTYVAPEILSEKGYGLEVDMWAAGVILYILLCGFPPFRSPERDQDELFNIIQVGQFEFLSPYWDNISDAAKDLVRNLLEVDPKKRYTAEQVLQHPWIEMVGHPNTGNSQKEESPNS, from the exons GCCACCGAGGCCCATGTGACCATTCTCTGAAATGCTTAAGCTCCAAGATCTCTGAGAGAAAGCTGCCAGGCTCCTGGCTACCTGCGGGACGAGGACCTCTGGAGAAGCCAGTTCTGGGGCCACGTGGTGCCGTCATGCCGCTGTTCAGCCCTCAGAGCAGCCTCCACTCAGTCCGCACAGAGCACAGCCCACTGAAGCCCAGGGTGGTGACGGTGGTGAAGCTGGGTGGGCAGCCCCTCCGTAAGgccaccctgctcctcaaccgGCGCTCAGTGCAGACCTTTGAGCAGCTCCTATCAGACATCTCTGAAGCCTTGGGCTTCCCACGCTGGAAGAACGACCGTGTGCGGAAGCTGTTCACcctcaagggcagggaggtgaagAGTGTGTCTGACTTCTTCCGGGAGGGTGATGCTTTCATAGCTATGGGCAAAGAGCCGCTGACATTGAAGAGTATCCAGTTGGCCATGGAGGAGCTGTATCCTAAGAACCGGGCTCTTGCCCTGGCCCCTCACAGTAGAGTCCCTTCCCCAAGGCTGAGAAGCAGACTTCCCAGCAAGCTTCTGAAAGGAAGTCACCGCTGTGGCGAGGCAGGAAGCTATAGCTCAGAAATGGAGAGTAAGGCAGTCTCTAGGCATCAGGGCAAGACTTCCACAGTGCTGGCCCCGGAAGACAAGGCGAGGGCCCAGAAGTGGGTAAGAGGGAAACAGGAGTCAGAACCTGGTGGCCCGCCTTCACCCGGGGCAGCCACTCAGGAGGAGACTCACGCAAGTGGAGAGAAACATCTGGGGGTGGAAATCGAAAAGACCTCCGGGGAGATCATCAGATGTGAGaagtgtaagagagaaagagagctgcAGTTGAGCCTGCAGAGGGAGCCTTGCCCGCTGGGAACCAGCGAGCTGGACCTGGGGAGAGCTCAGAAGAGGGATTCCGAGAAGTTGGTGAGGACCAAGAGCTGCAGGAGGCCTTCTGAGGCAAAATCTACAGATGGAGAGGAAGGGTGGAAGGGTGACAGCCATCGGGGCAGTCCCAGGGACCCCCCTCAGGAACTGAGGAGGCCCAACAGCAACTCAGACAAGAAAGAGATCAGAGGCTCAGAAGGTCAGGACAGTCATCCTCAGGGGGCACCCAAGGCCCAGAAGGACCTCGTGGAAGGGCCACCAGCTGTAGAGGAGGGGCCGGCAGACATGAGGAGAGACGACCGGCACACATGCAGGAGCAAGCATGCGGCCTGGCTCCGGAGAGAGCAGCAGGCCGAACCCCCACAGCTCCCCAGAACCCGAGGAGAGGAGAAGCAAGCAGAGCACGAGAAGAAGCCAGGCGGCTTAGGAGAGAGGAGGGCTCCAGAGAAGGAGTCTAAGAGGAAGCTAGAAGAGAAGAGGCCAGAACGACCCAGTGGCCGGAAGCCGAGGCCCAAGGGTATCATCTCAGCCGATGTGGAGAAGCACTATGACATAGGTGGGGTCATTGGGGATGGCAACTTTGCCACCGTGAAGGAATGCAGGCACCGAGAGACCAAGCAGGCTTACGCCATGAAGATTATTGACAAGTCCCAACTGAAGGGTAAAGAGGACATTGTCGACAGTGAGATTTTAATCATCcagagtctctctcatcccaacATAGTGAAACTGCACGAGGTCTACGAGACGGAGGCGGAGATCTACCTGATCATGGAGTATGTGCAGGGAGGGGATCTTTTCGATGCCATCGTTGAAAATGTGAAGTTTCCAGAGCCCGAGGCTGCAGTCATGATCACAGACTTGTGTAAGGCCCTCGTCCACATGCACGACAAGAATATCGTCCACCGGGACGTGAAGCCGGAAAACCTCCTG GATGAAGTAGGCTTGTCTGGCCATCTCACTACTGACTATGGCTGGGACTGCACACTG GTTCAGCGAAACGAAGACAAGTCTATCACCTTGAAGCTGGCTGATTTTGGCTTGGCCAAATATGTGGTGAGGCCTATATTTACTGTGTGTGGGACGCCAACATATGTAGCTCCTGAAATTCTTTCTGAGAAAG GTTACGGCCTGGAGGTGGACATGTGGGCAGCCGGTGTGATCCTGTACATCCTCTTGTGTGGCTTCCCCCCTTTCCGAAGTCCCGAGAGGGACCAAGATGAGCTCTTCAACATCATCCAAGTGGGCCAGTTTGAGTTCCTCTCTCCTTACTGGGACAACATTTCTGATG CTGCCAAAGATCTGGTGAGAAATTTGCTGGAGGTGGACCCTAAGAAGCGGTACACGGCCGAACAGGTCCTACAGCATCCCTGGATTGAGATGGTTGGGCATCCCAACACAGGGAACTCACAGAAGGAGGAGTCACCCAACAGTTAG